Proteins found in one Neodiprion lecontei isolate iyNeoLeco1 chromosome 6, iyNeoLeco1.1, whole genome shotgun sequence genomic segment:
- the LOC107219336 gene encoding protein mesh isoform X3, with amino-acid sequence MQGLIVSRRNAVAPLLLVVLLAVSATWAQSEGETFESAFKIEDSVPPENVAVPDQEGRFQPPETSPLSELADLNGGVLPETPAQPSAEEGNREVVEEPEVPKEGNGLDEEVSPQDLEPELAPSFGTYSGNEGLKSGKYVAYDSDDPEAYRYAPAEGGTTNYLITESRLATIRSQFMYWYFDKGGDNNRGDYQTNIHASTSRIHKNFNFQLPFYGFRFNYTQLSMNGYLEFSDPPEHFTYPLVFPVKDWPQKNDPSFIGIYFSKCRIGKLRPTDLDQREPGVYFRQERDLQRRTDQFGVEVRERIKWDIREGVVGSDTFDPKHVVIVTWKNMSFAGGIDNSLYHTNTFQMVLATDEVYTYAMFNYLNLEWSSHTEAGGDTTTGDGGKPAYIGFNAGNGTQSYEYQPYSQMSTVRDLTGRGWVNGFPGRHIFRIDEKIMLGNCNKDIAGTHLPLVFAPESGNMLGGSVVNITGPCFDTNEKIRCIFDMEEVVGTVIDTNRAICVQPSMQAEGYVRFEVAIGSGRFNWKGKYFVETPATAQEKIFFSTRAVHERSPAEIEITWNQYNLTSNLNAVLQISLWGYRETTIRPEFEYIDVLEESTTNTGTYTIIPSNFRARENPLHLDMHFGFIKINLTNPSQYSGLNISPVLWSRPIPLGWYFGPQWERLHGTNWPKALCNNWIMNDRYLKNFAAEVALCPCTLAHALNDKGRFMPDFDCDKDSNPDCYYHRGAVHCVKTGAPNLDGSEQQCCYDKNGYVMLTYDQQWGSRPGRSHNLGYLPWNEANKVPTLSHWFHDKVPAYLCCLWQEEQAVGCETLRFERRPSQDCVAYQAPAVATVFGDPHFFTFDDLEYTFNGKGEFVLTRVDTIKDKLDVQARFEQMPDNFYGAVNATQLTAVAARGNNSATIEVRLRPMHARWRYHLDVFADGRRIYFDRTSLKFQHFAGVTVYTPTYILNQSEVVIMFQTGAGVEVVENEGFMTARVYLPWSYMNKTRGLLGNWSYDISDDFTNPDGTIASVSNVNSFETIHKQFGINWILTDREDSQKGAALFTREFGRTASYYANASFVPQYLRTPVEFLGADRVGDINRASELCGDNYQCQYDYGMTLNRDLAHFTKNYYDTVTEIKATNGRRTISCGILETPRFGRKSNFLFIPGTKVTFECNQNFILIGDQRRTCLEGGQWDIPEYGYTECLRQQEYSSRQAGITSGIVFAAIIPIILVIVCIGYRVVQKWKAEREQEEALSRQRSTEMQRIAQIKQAREDAEDEDDDEDEESVPKSPYASKSTEIN; translated from the exons ATGCAGGGGTTGATCGTTTCCCGGCGTAACGCGGTTGCGCCGCTCCTGCTGGTGGTTCTCCTCGCGGTCTCAGCAACGTGGGCCCAAAGTGAGGGTGAAACGTTCGAAAGTGCTTTTAAAATCGAAGATTCGGTTCCGCCGGAAAACGTAGCGGTCCCTGATCAGGAGGGTCGCTTCCAACCCCCGGAAACGTCGCCGTTATCCGAGCTGGCCGATCTGAACGGCGGTGTGCTACCGGAAACGCCGGCTCAGCCTAGCGCGGAAGAGGGAAACAGGGAGGTTGTCGAAGAACCGGAAGTGCCGAAGGAGGGTAACGGACTCGACGAAGAAGTCTCGCCTCAGGATCTCGAGCCGGAGCTCGCCCCGTCATTTGGGACTTATTCCGGTAATGAAGGCTTAAAAAGTGGAAAATACGTCGCCTACG ATTCCGATGACCCAGAAGCTTATAGATATGCACCCGCCGAAGGTggaacgactaattatctcATTACGGAAAGCAGGCTGGCGACTATTAGGTCGCAATTTATGTATTGGTACTTCGATAAGGGTGGAGACAACAACAGGGGCGATTACCAGACAAACATACACGCCTCCACTAGCAGAATTcataagaatttcaatttccaattacCTTTCTATGGATTTCGATTCAATTATACTCAG CTATCAATGAATGGTTACCTGGAGTTCAGCGACCCACCGGAACACTTTACTTACCCCTTGGTCTTTCCAGTCAAAGACTGGCCTCAAAAAAATGACCCAAGTTTCATCGGAATTTATTTTAGCAAGTGCAGAATAGGTAAACTGAGGCCAACGGATTTGGATCAAAGAGAGCCTGGGGTGTACTTCAG ACAAGAGAGAGATCTTCAAAGAAGAACGGATCAGTTTGGAGTGGAGGTCCGCGAACGAATTAAGTGGGACATACGCGAGGGTGTCGTTGGGTCCGACACCTTTGACCCAAAGCATGTGGTCATAGTGACTTGGAAGAATATGTCCTTTGCTGGAGGTATCGACAACTCTCTTTACCACACTAACACCTTTCAAATGGTTTTGGCCACTGACGAAGTTTACACTTATGCTATGTTCAACTACCTGAACCTCGAGTGGTCCAGTCACACAGAAGCTGGAGGTGATACCACCACTGGTGACGGCGGGAAACCTGCCTAT ATTGGGTTTAACGCTGGAAACGGGACGCAAAGTTACGAGTATCAGCCCTATTCTCAAATGTCGACAGTTCGCGATCTCACTGGAAGAGGCTGGGTCAACGGTTTTCCTGGACGTCACATATTCAGGATAGATGAAAAGATTATGCTCGGAAATTGCAACAAAGACATTG CTGGGACACATTTACCACTTGTGTTCGCACCGGAGAGCGGAAACATGCTTGGGGGAAGTGTGGTAAACATAACGGGTCCTTGTTTCGATACAAACGAGAAAATAAGGTGCATATTCGACATGGAGGAAGTAGTCGGCACTGTTATTGACACCAACAGAGCCATTTGCGTTCAACCATCTATGCAGGCAGAGGGATATGTTCGTTTCGAGGTGGCTATTGGAAGTGGTAGATTCAATTGGAAAGGAAAATACTTCGTCG aaaCACCTGCAACGGCTCAAGAAAAGATATTCTTCTCTACCAGAGCTGTGCATGAACGATCTCCAGCTGAGATCGAGATAACTTGGAACCAATACAATTTAACTAGCAACCTGAACGCTGTCTTGCAAATTTCCTTATGGGGATATCGCGAGACCACTATTCGACCTGAATTCGAATACATTGATGTATTAGAG GAGAGCACAACCAATACCGGCACGTACACCATTATTCCTTCAAATTTCCGAGCTAGAGAGAATCCGTTACACCTTGACATGCACTTCGGCTTCATCAAAATAAACCTTACCAACCCAAGCCAATATTCTGGACTAAACATCTCGCC AGTGCTGTGGAGTAGACCGATTCCTTTGGGATGGTACTTTGGGCCCCAATGGGAAAGACTTCATGGAACAAACTGGCCAAAAGCGCTCTGTAATAATTGGATTATGAACGACAggtacttgaaaaattttgcagcTGAAGTAGCGCTTTGTCCGTGCACGTTGGCGCATGCATTGAATGACAAGGGCCGCTTTATGCCCGATTTTGATTGCGACAAGGACTCGAACCCCGATTGTTACTACCACCGAGGTGCGGTTCACTGCGTCAAGACTGGCGCACCAAA CCTAGACGGTTCAGAGCAGCAGTGTTGTTACGACAAAAACGGCTATGTCATGTTGACATACGATCAACAGTGGGGTTCACGGCCTGGTAGATCTCACAACTTGGGCTACCTGCCGTGGAACGAAGCGAATAAAGTACCAACACTTTCTCACTGGTTCCATGACAAGGTTCCAGCATATCTTTGCTGTTTGTGGCAAGAGGAGCAAGCTGTTGGATGTGAGACTTTAAGATTCGAAAGAAGGCCATCTCAAGATTGTGTCGCTTATCAAGCTCCAGCTGTAGCTACCGTCTTTGGAGATCCTCATTTTTTTACGTTTGATGACTTGGAGTATACCTTCAACGGAAAGGGAGAATTCGTGTTGACCCGTGTCGATACTATCAAAGACAAACTTGATGTCCAGGCTCGATTTGAACAGATGCCAGACAACTTTTACGGTGCAGTCAACGCTACTCAACTCACGGCCGTCGCAG CCCGAGGCAATAATTCAGCTACAATAGAAGTTCGATTGCGACCGATGCATGCGAGATGGAGATACCACTTGGACGTGTTTGCCGATGGAAGACGAATATATTTTGATAGGACGTCATTGAAGTTTCAACATTTTGCTGGCGTCACAGTTTACACCCCGACTTATATTCTCAACCAGAGCGAAGTTGTAATCATGTTCCAGACAGGCGCTGGAGTTGAAGTTGTTGAGAATGAAGGGTTCATGACTGCCAGGGTCTACTTGCCATGGTCATACATG AATAAAACACGAGGACTGCTGGGCAACTGGAGCTATGACATTTCTGATGACTTCACCAATCCGGATGGTACCATTGCATCCGTGTCCAATGTGAATagttttgaaacaattcatAAACAATTCGGTATAAATTGGATCCTTACGGATCGCGAGGATTCGCAGAAAGGAGCTGCCTTGTTTACGAGGGAATTTGGTAGAACGGCGAGCTATTACGCAAATGCATCATTTGTGCCCCAGTATCTCAGAACTCCGGTCGAATTTTTAGGAGCTGATCG CGTGGGCGATATAAATAGAGCAAGTGAATTGTGTGGTGATAATTATCAATGTCAGTACGACTATGGAATGACCCTCAATCGAGATCTCGCAcattttactaaaaattatTACGACACTGTAACTGAGATTAAGGCAACGAATGGCAGGCGAA CAATATCTTGCGGAATATTGGAGACACCGCGATTTGGTAGAAAAAGCAATTTCCTTTTCATACCCGGTACCAAAGTTACCTTCGAGTGCAATCAAAACTTTATACTAATTGGAGATCAGCGTCGAACATGTTTAGAAGGGGGTCAATGGGACATTCCGGAGTACGGATACACAGAGTGTCTAC GTCAACAAGAGTATAGTTCAAGACAAGCTGGGATCACTTCAGGCATAGTATTTGCAGCTATAATTCCGATAATATTGGTCATAGTGTGTATTGGCTATCGAGTTGTTCAGAAATGGAAAGCTGAACGAGAGCAGGAAGAAGCACTTTCAAG ACAACGATCTACCGAGATGCAAAGGATTGCGCAGATCAAGCAAGCGAGAGAAGATGCAGAGGATGAAGACGACGATGAAGATGAAGAATCAGTTCCGAAATCTCCTTACGCAAGTAAAAGTACGGAGATCAATTAG
- the LOC107219336 gene encoding protein mesh isoform X1, whose amino-acid sequence MQGLIVSRRNAVAPLLLVVLLAVSATWAQSEGETFESAFKIEDSVPPENVAVPDQEGRFQPPETSPLSELADLNGGVLPETPAQPSAEEGNREVVEEPEVPKEGNGLDEEVSPQDLEPELAPSFGTYSGNEGLKSGKYVAYDSDDPEAYRYAPAEGGTTNYLITESRLATIRSQFMYWYFDKGGDNNRGDYQTNIHASTSRIHKNFNFQLPFYGFRFNYTQLSMNGYLEFSDPPEHFTYPLVFPVKDWPQKNDPSFIGIYFSKCRIGKLRPTDLDQREPGVYFRQERDLQRRTDQFGVEVRERIKWDIREGVVGSDTFDPKHVVIVTWKNMSFAGGIDNSLYHTNTFQMVLATDEVYTYAMFNYLNLEWSSHTEAGGDTTTGDGGKPAYIGFNAGNGTQSYEYQPYSQMSTVRDLTGRGWVNGFPGRHIFRIDEKIMLGNCNKDIAGTHLPLVFAPESGNMLGGSVVNITGPCFDTNEKIRCIFDMEEVVGTVIDTNRAICVQPSMQAEGYVRFEVAIGSGRFNWKGKYFVETPATAQEKIFFSTRAVHERSPAEIEITWNQYNLTSNLNAVLQISLWGYRETTIRPEFEYIDVLEESTTNTGTYTIIPSNFRARENPLHLDMHFGFIKINLTNPSQYSGLNISPVLWSRPIPLGWYFGPQWERLHGTNWPKALCNNWIMNDRYLKNFAAEVALCPCTLAHALNDKGRFMPDFDCDKDSNPDCYYHRGAVHCVKTGAPNLDGSEQQCCYDKNGYVMLTYDQQWGSRPGRSHNLGYLPWNEANKVPTLSHWFHDKVPAYLCCLWQEEQAVGCETLRFERRPSQDCVAYQAPAVATVFGDPHFFTFDDLEYTFNGKGEFVLTRVDTIKDKLDVQARFEQMPDNFYGAVNATQLTAVAARGNNSATIEVRLRPMHARWRYHLDVFADGRRIYFDRTSLKFQHFAGVTVYTPTYILNQSEVVIMFQTGAGVEVVENEGFMTARVYLPWSYMNKTRGLLGNWSYDISDDFTNPDGTIASVSNVNSFETIHKQFGINWILTDREDSQKGAALFTREFGRTASYYANASFVPQYLRTPVEFLGADRVGDINRASELCGDNYQCQYDYGMTLNRDLAHFTKNYYDTVTEIKATNGRRTISCGILETPRFGRKSNFLFIPGTKVTFECNQNFILIGDQRRTCLEGGQWDIPEYGYTECLRHIEYTQRTAWTIIGIIIAVLIPAIIIGALIIVCIRRNASSDSSAKSWRFSDRGYGLDNDSPLSRLSTPLKSGERTISPTSETSTDGSSTRKRRSYDKSYRTNEPLPDKPYTEFEEKVWALEDDPVIRNSVAIYAEPLRKAGSPSKESDV is encoded by the exons ATGCAGGGGTTGATCGTTTCCCGGCGTAACGCGGTTGCGCCGCTCCTGCTGGTGGTTCTCCTCGCGGTCTCAGCAACGTGGGCCCAAAGTGAGGGTGAAACGTTCGAAAGTGCTTTTAAAATCGAAGATTCGGTTCCGCCGGAAAACGTAGCGGTCCCTGATCAGGAGGGTCGCTTCCAACCCCCGGAAACGTCGCCGTTATCCGAGCTGGCCGATCTGAACGGCGGTGTGCTACCGGAAACGCCGGCTCAGCCTAGCGCGGAAGAGGGAAACAGGGAGGTTGTCGAAGAACCGGAAGTGCCGAAGGAGGGTAACGGACTCGACGAAGAAGTCTCGCCTCAGGATCTCGAGCCGGAGCTCGCCCCGTCATTTGGGACTTATTCCGGTAATGAAGGCTTAAAAAGTGGAAAATACGTCGCCTACG ATTCCGATGACCCAGAAGCTTATAGATATGCACCCGCCGAAGGTggaacgactaattatctcATTACGGAAAGCAGGCTGGCGACTATTAGGTCGCAATTTATGTATTGGTACTTCGATAAGGGTGGAGACAACAACAGGGGCGATTACCAGACAAACATACACGCCTCCACTAGCAGAATTcataagaatttcaatttccaattacCTTTCTATGGATTTCGATTCAATTATACTCAG CTATCAATGAATGGTTACCTGGAGTTCAGCGACCCACCGGAACACTTTACTTACCCCTTGGTCTTTCCAGTCAAAGACTGGCCTCAAAAAAATGACCCAAGTTTCATCGGAATTTATTTTAGCAAGTGCAGAATAGGTAAACTGAGGCCAACGGATTTGGATCAAAGAGAGCCTGGGGTGTACTTCAG ACAAGAGAGAGATCTTCAAAGAAGAACGGATCAGTTTGGAGTGGAGGTCCGCGAACGAATTAAGTGGGACATACGCGAGGGTGTCGTTGGGTCCGACACCTTTGACCCAAAGCATGTGGTCATAGTGACTTGGAAGAATATGTCCTTTGCTGGAGGTATCGACAACTCTCTTTACCACACTAACACCTTTCAAATGGTTTTGGCCACTGACGAAGTTTACACTTATGCTATGTTCAACTACCTGAACCTCGAGTGGTCCAGTCACACAGAAGCTGGAGGTGATACCACCACTGGTGACGGCGGGAAACCTGCCTAT ATTGGGTTTAACGCTGGAAACGGGACGCAAAGTTACGAGTATCAGCCCTATTCTCAAATGTCGACAGTTCGCGATCTCACTGGAAGAGGCTGGGTCAACGGTTTTCCTGGACGTCACATATTCAGGATAGATGAAAAGATTATGCTCGGAAATTGCAACAAAGACATTG CTGGGACACATTTACCACTTGTGTTCGCACCGGAGAGCGGAAACATGCTTGGGGGAAGTGTGGTAAACATAACGGGTCCTTGTTTCGATACAAACGAGAAAATAAGGTGCATATTCGACATGGAGGAAGTAGTCGGCACTGTTATTGACACCAACAGAGCCATTTGCGTTCAACCATCTATGCAGGCAGAGGGATATGTTCGTTTCGAGGTGGCTATTGGAAGTGGTAGATTCAATTGGAAAGGAAAATACTTCGTCG aaaCACCTGCAACGGCTCAAGAAAAGATATTCTTCTCTACCAGAGCTGTGCATGAACGATCTCCAGCTGAGATCGAGATAACTTGGAACCAATACAATTTAACTAGCAACCTGAACGCTGTCTTGCAAATTTCCTTATGGGGATATCGCGAGACCACTATTCGACCTGAATTCGAATACATTGATGTATTAGAG GAGAGCACAACCAATACCGGCACGTACACCATTATTCCTTCAAATTTCCGAGCTAGAGAGAATCCGTTACACCTTGACATGCACTTCGGCTTCATCAAAATAAACCTTACCAACCCAAGCCAATATTCTGGACTAAACATCTCGCC AGTGCTGTGGAGTAGACCGATTCCTTTGGGATGGTACTTTGGGCCCCAATGGGAAAGACTTCATGGAACAAACTGGCCAAAAGCGCTCTGTAATAATTGGATTATGAACGACAggtacttgaaaaattttgcagcTGAAGTAGCGCTTTGTCCGTGCACGTTGGCGCATGCATTGAATGACAAGGGCCGCTTTATGCCCGATTTTGATTGCGACAAGGACTCGAACCCCGATTGTTACTACCACCGAGGTGCGGTTCACTGCGTCAAGACTGGCGCACCAAA CCTAGACGGTTCAGAGCAGCAGTGTTGTTACGACAAAAACGGCTATGTCATGTTGACATACGATCAACAGTGGGGTTCACGGCCTGGTAGATCTCACAACTTGGGCTACCTGCCGTGGAACGAAGCGAATAAAGTACCAACACTTTCTCACTGGTTCCATGACAAGGTTCCAGCATATCTTTGCTGTTTGTGGCAAGAGGAGCAAGCTGTTGGATGTGAGACTTTAAGATTCGAAAGAAGGCCATCTCAAGATTGTGTCGCTTATCAAGCTCCAGCTGTAGCTACCGTCTTTGGAGATCCTCATTTTTTTACGTTTGATGACTTGGAGTATACCTTCAACGGAAAGGGAGAATTCGTGTTGACCCGTGTCGATACTATCAAAGACAAACTTGATGTCCAGGCTCGATTTGAACAGATGCCAGACAACTTTTACGGTGCAGTCAACGCTACTCAACTCACGGCCGTCGCAG CCCGAGGCAATAATTCAGCTACAATAGAAGTTCGATTGCGACCGATGCATGCGAGATGGAGATACCACTTGGACGTGTTTGCCGATGGAAGACGAATATATTTTGATAGGACGTCATTGAAGTTTCAACATTTTGCTGGCGTCACAGTTTACACCCCGACTTATATTCTCAACCAGAGCGAAGTTGTAATCATGTTCCAGACAGGCGCTGGAGTTGAAGTTGTTGAGAATGAAGGGTTCATGACTGCCAGGGTCTACTTGCCATGGTCATACATG AATAAAACACGAGGACTGCTGGGCAACTGGAGCTATGACATTTCTGATGACTTCACCAATCCGGATGGTACCATTGCATCCGTGTCCAATGTGAATagttttgaaacaattcatAAACAATTCGGTATAAATTGGATCCTTACGGATCGCGAGGATTCGCAGAAAGGAGCTGCCTTGTTTACGAGGGAATTTGGTAGAACGGCGAGCTATTACGCAAATGCATCATTTGTGCCCCAGTATCTCAGAACTCCGGTCGAATTTTTAGGAGCTGATCG CGTGGGCGATATAAATAGAGCAAGTGAATTGTGTGGTGATAATTATCAATGTCAGTACGACTATGGAATGACCCTCAATCGAGATCTCGCAcattttactaaaaattatTACGACACTGTAACTGAGATTAAGGCAACGAATGGCAGGCGAA CAATATCTTGCGGAATATTGGAGACACCGCGATTTGGTAGAAAAAGCAATTTCCTTTTCATACCCGGTACCAAAGTTACCTTCGAGTGCAATCAAAACTTTATACTAATTGGAGATCAGCGTCGAACATGTTTAGAAGGGGGTCAATGGGACATTCCGGAGTACGGATACACAGAGTGTCTAC GTCACATCGAGTATACTCAGAGAACAGCATGGACTATTATCGGAATAATAATCGCGGTACTGATACCAGCGATTATCATTGGGGCTCTGATAATAGTTTGCATAAGAAGGAATGCATCGTCAGATAGTTCAGCTAAATCATGGCGGTTTTCTGATCGCGGATACGGACTTGATAACGATTCGCCTCTTTCACGGCTAAGCACCCCTTTGAAGTCGGGCGAGCGAACCATTTCTCCTACTAGCGAAACTAGTACCGACGGCAGTAGTACTAGGAAACGAAGATCCTATGACAAATCATATCGTACCAACGAACCACTTCCTGACAAACCTTACACAGAATTTGAGGAGAAGGTTTGGGCCCTAGAGGATGATCCTGTAATTCGGAATAGCGTTGCTATATATGCAGAACCGCTTAGAAAAGCTGGTAGTCCGAGCAAAGAAAGTGATGTGTGA